The Oreochromis niloticus isolate F11D_XX linkage group LG18, O_niloticus_UMD_NMBU, whole genome shotgun sequence DNA window GAGTatagataaagtgcttgtgagaatgggtgtgattgggtgaatgtggcatattgtatagagcgctttgagtactccgggagagtagaaaagcgctatataagaatcagtccatttacctacCTGTTGTGGTCCGCTCTACTCCAGGTTGACACAACAAATCCAGCTGTTCTCCGGTCCACACATCAATGTCTTCAGCCTCCTGCTTCAGTTCAAGCTGCTTTCCTTCCTCACTGCTGCAGATTTCCTCCTGTACCTCTTTAGTCTGTGGAGGCTCTGGGTCCTGCTGGTGGAgactggagcttctctcctggtCAAAGATCTGCTGATCATCAAGTCCTTCGTGTTCAGCAAAGGGACACAAGAAATCAGTAACTAATGTGATGATAAGAAAGatcaaaaacaattaaaagGGAGTTGAGAACCAAGCTCATGGTTTCACGGCCTCTTGCGTTCTTGCAGATGTTGCCACAGAAACATTCACTCCTGGCCATTTTTTCTGGGGtctaattttttaaaagtgatcGCCCATGATCATCACaaaatgtgcaaacacaaacaacataAACAAATGAACAGCAGCATGACCTGAATATGATAATGAAAGCAATTGACCAAGCATCATTTAGGCCGCCTGGTAATTTTTGGTCATTTTGGCTGTAAATGGGCCAGAAATCAAACTAAAAGTGAATTCTTTTACCCCCTTTTCAGAACAACCTCAGCTTTCAATATCTGGCACTCATTTTACATTATTGTATTGTTATGGCAATGaaacaacagtttaaagtgaaaataaaaacggactctgtttttttcagatttataGTTAAGTGGAAACTGATATTCAACAGGAACAAAATGTAACACAACATCAACTTTAAACATgaactatactaaatatgtACAATAAGGTTTTTGAGCCTAGGCCactcagttttttaaatttcGAGGCCTTTTTGGAGCGTTGCCACTTTTGCATACCCGCCTCTCTTCTCCGTGCGCCATCAATTCTTACATGTGATTGGACCATCACTGCTTGTGTTTTCTAATGATGCACCGTAAAGTTTCGTAAAGCTCTTCTTCTTGTCTTTCAGTAACCGTTTGAAATGTCTCTCTTGCCCAAATGGTCGAGGGATTACGTTAGTGAATCTTGGTTCTTCAGACAGCAGTAGCTTGCGAACGGTTTGTGCTACCGTAATACACCAAATATCCCCGTAAAACTCAGCCTCTCTTCTTTCAGTAACCGTGTAATTTCTTTTTCTAGCTTAAATAGTCGATAAGTTACGGTAGTGTGAAGCGCACATGGTAAAATCTAAGCAGAGTTGAGTTCCCGCGAGGATCCCGCAACCCCCATTCCTCCACAAGTTTACATACCTGTATTGTGTGACTTTATCCCGGGTCTGATATCCAGCGGTCTTAGCTGACTGATCTCCTCCTCATACCGGAGGATCGTTTTTTCAAACTCCGAGAAGATTTGTTCTGCTGCTGCAGTTAATCTCTCCTTGATAACATCTCTCAGATACTGGACTGAAGACATTATTGCGACAACAACTGATACCGCCAAATTAAAGTCTTCAAATATAACTCGCGATGCAAGCTCTCAGTGGCGTCATTTCCGCTATTCTTCTTCGATTTCAACTGGAGGTATCAAAGGCGTAATACTGCCCTCATCAGGTCAGTCTAACAAAAATCAAGTCCTGACATAAAGTCTGGTACTTTGGAGAAACCTGGATAGAGAATTtatcatttaacatttaacattaaaaTATAGATCAAAGCTCAAAACATTATGAAAGCTTCGTGAATTagagtgttttctgtttctttgaaaCACAGACAATAGTATATTTAATAAATAGAAAAGGgtctgtttcattttaatgaactCAGCAGTGTCTCCAGCGTTGTAACGAGAAAGTCCAGCATAAAGcagctgagtgaatgtggtctggactctgtggaggagagtcatggttttagagacgctgtagaaggacaaaatacctgctctgtgatccaggtacacttTTACTCTGGAGAACTGAGGACCTGAGACAGCTAATATTCTTGTATGTGATTGCTACACATACTCCCcaactccacctcccagtaacaacatACAGTCAGACTCCCTCTACTAAACACTGGACATCGTTCAATGTTTATATTGAGTATTTAAGTCTATGACCAATTCTGTACATATCCAAACTTGGTCCACAATTTTGACGTCCAACCATGACATCAATATGATGTTCAACATTTTAACTTTGGACTGGTTAATCTTTTATGCAATTTTTATGCAAACCGAAGGTGAGCAGTAAAAATGTGATGTTTTGAGATTTATCCAGGTCTTAAAAATTAAAGATACTCACATATTTAACAACGTCTAACATTTTTAGTCATATTTGCTCAATTCAGCATACAATCTGAAAGAAACTAgccttttc harbors:
- the LOC100694456 gene encoding uncharacterized protein LOC100694456 isoform X2 encodes the protein MSSVQYLRDVIKERLTAAAEQIFSEFEKTILRYEEEISQLRPLDIRPGIKSHNTGLDDQQIFDQERSSSLHQQDPEPPQTKEVQEEICSSEEGKQLELKQEAEDIDVWTGEQLDLLCQPGVERTTTDLPQQHDCKENCSQERNSSLNQEDPDLPETKEEQEEISLNQEEEQLSLKPKTKDVIVWTGQELGIMWNPEVKLQRIVRTPSPVLRP